One Sus scrofa isolate TJ Tabasco breed Duroc chromosome 1, Sscrofa11.1, whole genome shotgun sequence DNA segment encodes these proteins:
- the GCNT1 gene encoding beta-1,3-galactosyl-O-glycosyl-glycoprotein beta-1,6-N-acetylglucosaminyltransferase isoform X1, producing MNCSEQEVLCLLFSISRCLYTSNKCKLTNLQATTEGKSLLLEAWKTALDKAKSLIDVAMLRKFWKRRLFSYPTKYYFLFFIFSLVTFSVLKIHQKPEFVNIGHLELVEENPSSSINCTKVLQGDVDEIQKVKLEILTVKFRERPRWTAYDYINMTADCPSFIKKRKYITEPLSKEEAEFPIAYSIVVHHKIEMLDRLLRAIYMPQNFYCIHVDKKSEESFLAAVIGIASCFSNVFVASQLESVVYASWSRVQADLNCMQDLYQMNADWKYLINLCGMDFPIKTNLEIVRMLKLLKGGSNLETERMPSNKKERWKKHYTVVNGKLTNMGTDKTHPPLETPLFSGSAYFVVSRSYVEYVLENEKIQKFMEWAKDTYSPDEYLWATIQRIPEVPGSLSLSHKYDMSDMHSIARFVKWQYFEGDVSKGAPYPPCSGIHVRSVCVFGAGDLNWLLRTHHLFANKFDTDIDLFAIQCLDEHLRHKALEALKH from the coding sequence tgctaTTCTCCATCTCAAGATGTCTTTACACTTCCAATAAATGCAAACTGACAAATCTCCAGGCCACGACAGAGGGGAAATCATTACTTCTTGAAGCCTGGAAGACAGCCCTTGATAAAGCCAAATCCCTGATTGATGTTGCAATGCTGAGGAAGTTCTGGAAGAGGAGACTTTTTTCTTATCCCACTAAATActacttcttattttttattttttccctagtCACCTTCTCTGTTTTGAAAATTCATCAAAAGCCTGAATTTGTAAATATTGGACATTTGGAGCTGGTTGAAGAGAATCCTAGTAGTAGTATTAATTGCACCAAAGTTCTACAGGGTGATGTAGATGAAATCCAAAAGGTAAAGCTTGAGATACTAACAGTGAAATTTAGAGAGCGCCCTCGATGGACAGCCTATGACTACATAAACATGACTGCTGATTGCCCTTCTTTCATCAAGAAGCGCAAATATATTACAGAACCGCTTAGTAAAGAAGAGGCAGAATTTCCAATAGCATATTCTATAGTGGTTCATCACAAAATTGAAATGCTTGACAGACTCCTGAGGGCCATCTATATGCCTCAGAATTTCTATTGCATTCACGTGGACAAAAAATCAGAGGAATCCTTTCTGGCCGCAGTGATTGGTATTGCATCCTGCTTCAGTAATGTCTTTGTGGCCAGTCAACTGGAGAGTGTGGTGTATGCATCATGGAGCCGGGTTCAGGCTGACCTCAACTGCATGCAGGACCTCTACCAGATGAATGCAGACTGGAAGTACTTGATAAATCTCTGCGGTATGGATTTCCCTATTAAAACCAACCTGGAAATTGTCAGGATGCTCAAGCTGCTAAAGGGTGGGAGCAACCTTGAAACTGAAAGAATGCCATCCAACAAAAAAGAACGGTGGAAAAAACATTACACAGTTGTGAATGGAAAGCTGACAAACATGGGGACCGACAAAACACATCCTCCTCTTGAGACCCCTTTGTTTTCAGGCAGTGCCTATTTCGTGGTCAGTAGGAGTTATGTGGAGTATGTGCTGGAGAATGAAAAAATCCAGAAGTTTATGGAGTGGGCAAAAGACACATACAGCCCAGATGAGTATCTCTGGGCCACTATTCAAAGGATCCCAGAAGTCCCAGGCTCACTGTCCTTAAGCCACAAGTACGACATGTCTGACATGCATTCGATTGCAAGGTTTGTCAAGTGGCAGTACTTTGAAGGCGACGTTTCCAAGGGCGCCCCCTACCCACCGTGCAGCGGCATCCACGTGCGCTCTGTGTGCGTTTTCGGAGCCGGTGACTTGAACTGGCTGCTGCGCACACATCACTTGTTTGCCAACAAGTTCGACACAGACATCGACCTCTTCGCCATCCAGTGTTTGGACGAGCATCTGAGACATAAAGCACTGGAGGCGTTAAAACACTGA
- the GCNT1 gene encoding beta-1,3-galactosyl-O-glycosyl-glycoprotein beta-1,6-N-acetylglucosaminyltransferase isoform X2 — protein MLRKFWKRRLFSYPTKYYFLFFIFSLVTFSVLKIHQKPEFVNIGHLELVEENPSSSINCTKVLQGDVDEIQKVKLEILTVKFRERPRWTAYDYINMTADCPSFIKKRKYITEPLSKEEAEFPIAYSIVVHHKIEMLDRLLRAIYMPQNFYCIHVDKKSEESFLAAVIGIASCFSNVFVASQLESVVYASWSRVQADLNCMQDLYQMNADWKYLINLCGMDFPIKTNLEIVRMLKLLKGGSNLETERMPSNKKERWKKHYTVVNGKLTNMGTDKTHPPLETPLFSGSAYFVVSRSYVEYVLENEKIQKFMEWAKDTYSPDEYLWATIQRIPEVPGSLSLSHKYDMSDMHSIARFVKWQYFEGDVSKGAPYPPCSGIHVRSVCVFGAGDLNWLLRTHHLFANKFDTDIDLFAIQCLDEHLRHKALEALKH, from the coding sequence ATGCTGAGGAAGTTCTGGAAGAGGAGACTTTTTTCTTATCCCACTAAATActacttcttattttttattttttccctagtCACCTTCTCTGTTTTGAAAATTCATCAAAAGCCTGAATTTGTAAATATTGGACATTTGGAGCTGGTTGAAGAGAATCCTAGTAGTAGTATTAATTGCACCAAAGTTCTACAGGGTGATGTAGATGAAATCCAAAAGGTAAAGCTTGAGATACTAACAGTGAAATTTAGAGAGCGCCCTCGATGGACAGCCTATGACTACATAAACATGACTGCTGATTGCCCTTCTTTCATCAAGAAGCGCAAATATATTACAGAACCGCTTAGTAAAGAAGAGGCAGAATTTCCAATAGCATATTCTATAGTGGTTCATCACAAAATTGAAATGCTTGACAGACTCCTGAGGGCCATCTATATGCCTCAGAATTTCTATTGCATTCACGTGGACAAAAAATCAGAGGAATCCTTTCTGGCCGCAGTGATTGGTATTGCATCCTGCTTCAGTAATGTCTTTGTGGCCAGTCAACTGGAGAGTGTGGTGTATGCATCATGGAGCCGGGTTCAGGCTGACCTCAACTGCATGCAGGACCTCTACCAGATGAATGCAGACTGGAAGTACTTGATAAATCTCTGCGGTATGGATTTCCCTATTAAAACCAACCTGGAAATTGTCAGGATGCTCAAGCTGCTAAAGGGTGGGAGCAACCTTGAAACTGAAAGAATGCCATCCAACAAAAAAGAACGGTGGAAAAAACATTACACAGTTGTGAATGGAAAGCTGACAAACATGGGGACCGACAAAACACATCCTCCTCTTGAGACCCCTTTGTTTTCAGGCAGTGCCTATTTCGTGGTCAGTAGGAGTTATGTGGAGTATGTGCTGGAGAATGAAAAAATCCAGAAGTTTATGGAGTGGGCAAAAGACACATACAGCCCAGATGAGTATCTCTGGGCCACTATTCAAAGGATCCCAGAAGTCCCAGGCTCACTGTCCTTAAGCCACAAGTACGACATGTCTGACATGCATTCGATTGCAAGGTTTGTCAAGTGGCAGTACTTTGAAGGCGACGTTTCCAAGGGCGCCCCCTACCCACCGTGCAGCGGCATCCACGTGCGCTCTGTGTGCGTTTTCGGAGCCGGTGACTTGAACTGGCTGCTGCGCACACATCACTTGTTTGCCAACAAGTTCGACACAGACATCGACCTCTTCGCCATCCAGTGTTTGGACGAGCATCTGAGACATAAAGCACTGGAGGCGTTAAAACACTGA